In Epinephelus fuscoguttatus linkage group LG15, E.fuscoguttatus.final_Chr_v1, a genomic segment contains:
- the oprk1 gene encoding kappa-type opioid receptor encodes MESNVVRIFREDRCPSGQLEECFPNFTLPSGSLDILNYTLNGTWDAEPEPMSPIIPIIVAVYSVVFVVGLAGNCLVMYVIIRYTKMKTATNIYIFNLAVADALVTTTMPFQSADYLLSSWPFGEVACKVFISIDYYNMFTSIFTLTMMSVDRYVAVCHPVKALDFRTPVKAKIINVIIWVLSSAAGIPAMTLGGTKTNNGTTECALQFPEPYSYWDTLMKICVFIFGFVAPVIIITVCYSLMVMRLKSVRLLSGSREKDRNLRRITRLVLVVVAVFVVCWTPIHIFILVKALSGNVPETTAVMAAYFFCVALGYTNSSLNPILYAFLDENFKRCFRDFCCPGTQGHGDSHGVSRVRSTLRDHTCPTEAQADMKQARPV; translated from the exons ATGGAGAGCAACGTGGTGCGCATCTTCAGAGAGGACAGGTGTCCCTCAGGCCAGCTGGAGGAGTGTTTCCCAAACTTCACCTTGCCATCCGGCTCGTTGGACATCTTAAACTACACACTCAACGGCACCTGGGATGCTGAACCCGAGCCCATGTCGCCCATCATCCCCATCATAGTCGCGGTGTACTCCGTGGTGTTTGTGGTGGGCTTGGCGGGCAATTGTTTGGTGATGTATGTCATCATTAG ATacaccaaaatgaaaacagccaCCAACATCTATATCTTCAACCTGGCTGTGGCCGACGCCCTGGTCACCACCACCATGCCTTTCCAGAGCGCTGACTACCTGCTCAGCTCCTGGCCATTTGGCGAGGTGGCGTGCAAGGTCTTCATCTCCATCGATTACTACAACATGTTCACCAGCATCTTCACCTTGACCATGATGAGCGTGGACCGCTATGTGGCCGTGTGCCACCCGGTCAAGGCCCTGGATTTTCGCACGCCCGTCAAGGCCAAGATCATAAATGTGATCATATGGGTGCTGTCGTCTGCTGCTGGGATCCCTGCCATGACGCTCGGCGGAACGAAGACCAACAACG GGACTACAGAGTGTGCCCTGCAGTTCCCTGAACCCTACAGCTACTGGGACACCCTGATGAAGATCTGCGTCTTCATCTTCGGCTTTGTGGCAcccgtcatcatcatcaccgtCTGCTACTCTCTGATGGTCATGCGGCTGAAGAGTGTGCGACTGCTATCAGGCTCACGCGAGAAGGACCGCAACCTGCGCCGGATCACCCGTCTGGTTCTGGTGGTGGTCGCCGTCTTTGTGGTGTGCTGGACACCCATCCACATCTTCATCTTAGTCAAGGCGCTGTCCGGCAACGTGCCCGAGACCACCGCCGTCATGGCTGCCTACTTCTTCTGCGTGGCACTGGGCTACACCAACAGCAGCCTCAACCCCATCCTCTACGCCTTCCTGGATGAGAACTTCAAGAGGTGCTTCAGAGACTTTTGCTGCCCAGGCACCCAAGGACATGGAGACTCTCACGGGGTGAGCCGGGTGAGGAGCACTTTACGGGACCACACGTGTCCCACAGAAGCGCAGGCAGATATGAAGCAGGCCAGACCCGTATGA